The following is a genomic window from Thaumasiovibrio subtropicus.
TGTACCGACAAATTTCAAGCGATTCGCTTTGGCGAGTAACGCAGCATTGACTTGGGTCACGGAACGAATCATCAAGGCGTCAACATCGACAAGATCGTCTGCGGTTAAATTTCGCCCGGGAAGCAATGTCACCTCCCCTAACTGGGTAAACAGCGCTTCTGCATAGGGCATGTTTTCATCAATGACGATGTTCATCTGCGTCCTTCTGGTTTTACTTGGCGTGAACGGCATCATCGCGATGATTTTTCGCAGGGTCAAGCCGCATTCCAAAACTCAACGTAATGCAAAATGTTCACTTGAGCACAAAAACAACATATAACAACTTTCATTCGCGCATAAACGTGGCCAAGATCACCGCCAAAGTCAGAAAAATTTGGCACATTTGCCCCATCATACTTTCCTTTGAACATTCATTTGAGCAATGCGATATGACAAAACGTTTTGAAACTGACGTCGTGATTATCGGCGGTGGCGCAACAGGCACGGGCATAATGCGTGATTGTGCCTTACGAGGTATTCCTTGTATTCTCATAGAAAAGAGTGACTTAGCTTCTGGCACAACCGGAAGAAACCATGGGTTACTGCATTCAGGCGCCCGCTATGCGGTAAAAGATCAACATTCTGCACGTGAATGCATCAATGAAAACAAGATTCTTCGCCGCATCGCCAAGCACTGCGTGGAAGATAGCCAAGGCCTTTTCATTTCATTACCTGAAGACGGATTAGACTATCAGTCTGAGCTACTCGCAAGTTGTCAACAAGCAGGCATTGACGCTCAGGCACTGTCAAAACAACAGGCACTCATGCTCGAACCCAATGCGAATCCACAACTCATTGGTGCAGTGCAGGTCCCTGATGGCACCCTAGATCCTTTTCGCTTAACGGCATCAAATGCACTTGATGCGATCGAGCATGGCGCGCGCTTACTGACCCGTACTCAGGTTACCGGCTTGATCCAAGAACAAGAGCGCGTGATTGGCGTTGAATGCTTGTGTCTCAATAGCGGTGAGAAGATCGCGGTTTATGCCAAAGAAGTCATTAACGCAGCGGGGATTTGGGGACAGCAGCTATGCGAATATGCTGACCTCAATGTCACCATGTTTCCCGCCAAAGGATCACTCCTCATTCTTGACTACCGGATCAATAACGTCGTGCTCAATCGCTGCCGAGCCCCAGCCGACGCCGATATCCTTGTGCCAGGCGACACCATCTCTTTGATCGGTACGACGTCTGAAGAAATTGGCTATGACCAGATTGACAACCTGCACGTCACGCCAGACGAAGTCGACGTCTTAATTGAAGAAGGGTGCAAGCTCGCCCCCATCATGCGTAATACTCGCGTTTTGCGCGCTTACGCGGGTGTACGCCCCTTAGTTTCTATTGGCGGCGACAGCAGTGGCCGTGATATTAGTCGAGGGATTGTGCTGCTCGATCACGCTGAACGCGATGGTCTCAGTGGGTTCAATACCATTACCGGCGGCAAACTCATGACCTATCGTTTAATGGCAGAGCAAGCCACCGACTTAGTCGCCAAAAAACTGGGGGTGAGCACGCCATGTACTACCGACACACGGCCCTTGCCCGGTTCAAATGCGCAACAACCCAATAAACGCCACACAGCCAGCATCGCTAAACCTATTTATGCCTCGGCATGCCATCGCCACGGTGAGCGCGCCGCCGATTTCCTCGGACAGAACACCGATGATGAAACACTTGTTTGCGAATGCGAAATGGTCACTAAAGGCGAGATTCGATATGCCATTAATCAACTCCACGTCGATACCATCACCGATCTGCGGCGTCGAACCCGCTTAGGCATGGGGCCTTGCCAAGGCGAACTCTGTGCCTATCGTGCGGCTGGCCTGTTTTCCGAGCTCGGCCATGGAAAGCACCATGCTTCACACCTGCTGCACCGCTTTTTAGAAGAACGTTGGAAAGGTATCAAACCCGTGTTCTGGGGAGATGCCCAGCGCGAAGCCGAGTTTACCTATTGGATCTACGAAGGTTTGATGGGGATTTCAGATTTCGCCAGTGAACCTCAACCATCCTCATTTCCACAGCACAACGAACAGGAGGCATGATATGCAGTTTGATACCCTTATTATCGGCGGCGGAATTGCTGGCCTAAGTTGCGCCATCCGCTGTAGCGAGCAAGGGCAAAAAGTCGCCGTTATCAGTGCGGGGCAAAGCGCGCTGCATTTCTCTTCAGGGGCGATTGATGTCCTCGGCCAGTTACCGGATGGCACCCCGGTGACCCACCCCTTTGAAAGCTGCGCTGAGTTCAAGCAACATTTTCCACACCACCCTTATGCAAAGCTTAACCGCCAACAAGTGAAAGCCTCACTCGATTGGTTTGAAACCCAGCTCACGTTGCAAGGGGTAAAGTTAGTGCATGCCTCAGGGGAGGCCAATCATCAACGATTAACGCCGCTTGGTGCACTCCGATCTACGTATCTATCGCAGCCTTCATCACTGATGTTGCCCATTGATGAAAACCCGCACCACGCCCCTCAACATATTGTCATCGCGACAATTAGAGGCTATCGCGACTTCCAACCGACCTTGTTAAAAGAGAACCTCAGCAAACATCCTAAGTTCGCGCAGGCGAAGATAGATACCATCACGCTAGATTTACCCACACTACCCCAACCTTGCGAATACCGTTCTATCGACATTGCCCACTTTCTGCAAACATCATCGCAACTGAACGCACTCGCCGATCAATTGCAACGTCATGCCAAGCATGCTGATGTCATTATTCTCCCCGCCTGCGTTGGCAATGGTGACGGCCAACAAGTTATCGCGAAACTCCGTCAACGCTGTGGGCTGAACCTTTTTGAGATGCCAACGATGCCTCCCTCGTTAATGGGATTGCGAATAGAAGAAGCGTTAAAACGTCGCCTTCGTGAAGTCGGTGGGATGCTTTTAAATGGCGATCAAGTCCAACAAGGTATTTTCGACAATGGTAAAGTCAGTGCCGTCATCAGCCGCAATCACGATATGCCGCTACGTGCCAATCACTTTGTCTTAGCATCAGGCAGCTATTTTAGTCGCGGCTTGCTGGCCGAACGAAAACAGATTCGTGAACCTATCTTCGACTTATCGATTGCATCGTCAGCTGATGTGCCCTTTCACGATGACTTTTTAAGCCCCCATCCGCACCAGTTCATGCAGCAAGGCGTCACAACCAATCAAGCCTTTCAGCCGGAGAAGGACGGAAAAACCGTACCGAACTTATTTTGCGCTGGCGCTGTGCTCGCCCACTATGACCCGGTATTTGAAGGCAGTGGCAGCGGTGTGGCTATCTCTAGCGGTTATGCCATCGCTGAACACATTCTTTCTGAAACGACAGCACAGATCGATGGAGACATCGCCTAATGGAAAACACCAGCTTCGACCAGTGCATCAAATGCACAGTTTGTACCGTTTACTGCCCTGTCTCTAAACACAATCCCGATTTTCTCGGCCCCAAAACCTATGGTCCAGATGGCGAGCGTTTGCGTCGCAAAGACCCGGCTTACTATGATGAAATGATGAGCGCATG
Proteins encoded in this region:
- the glpA gene encoding anaerobic glycerol-3-phosphate dehydrogenase subunit A, coding for MTKRFETDVVIIGGGATGTGIMRDCALRGIPCILIEKSDLASGTTGRNHGLLHSGARYAVKDQHSARECINENKILRRIAKHCVEDSQGLFISLPEDGLDYQSELLASCQQAGIDAQALSKQQALMLEPNANPQLIGAVQVPDGTLDPFRLTASNALDAIEHGARLLTRTQVTGLIQEQERVIGVECLCLNSGEKIAVYAKEVINAAGIWGQQLCEYADLNVTMFPAKGSLLILDYRINNVVLNRCRAPADADILVPGDTISLIGTTSEEIGYDQIDNLHVTPDEVDVLIEEGCKLAPIMRNTRVLRAYAGVRPLVSIGGDSSGRDISRGIVLLDHAERDGLSGFNTITGGKLMTYRLMAEQATDLVAKKLGVSTPCTTDTRPLPGSNAQQPNKRHTASIAKPIYASACHRHGERAADFLGQNTDDETLVCECEMVTKGEIRYAINQLHVDTITDLRRRTRLGMGPCQGELCAYRAAGLFSELGHGKHHASHLLHRFLEERWKGIKPVFWGDAQREAEFTYWIYEGLMGISDFASEPQPSSFPQHNEQEA
- the glpB gene encoding glycerol-3-phosphate dehydrogenase subunit GlpB; the encoded protein is MQFDTLIIGGGIAGLSCAIRCSEQGQKVAVISAGQSALHFSSGAIDVLGQLPDGTPVTHPFESCAEFKQHFPHHPYAKLNRQQVKASLDWFETQLTLQGVKLVHASGEANHQRLTPLGALRSTYLSQPSSLMLPIDENPHHAPQHIVIATIRGYRDFQPTLLKENLSKHPKFAQAKIDTITLDLPTLPQPCEYRSIDIAHFLQTSSQLNALADQLQRHAKHADVIILPACVGNGDGQQVIAKLRQRCGLNLFEMPTMPPSLMGLRIEEALKRRLREVGGMLLNGDQVQQGIFDNGKVSAVISRNHDMPLRANHFVLASGSYFSRGLLAERKQIREPIFDLSIASSADVPFHDDFLSPHPHQFMQQGVTTNQAFQPEKDGKTVPNLFCAGAVLAHYDPVFEGSGSGVAISSGYAIAEHILSETTAQIDGDIA